A single genomic interval of Penaeus monodon isolate SGIC_2016 chromosome 30, NSTDA_Pmon_1, whole genome shotgun sequence harbors:
- the LOC119592312 gene encoding uncharacterized protein LOC119592312, with protein MVGRVRSYGLCASLLGLATLSASVSPQLQYLPPLNPATSGTPLCAMSTTVITRYVTTVKTQWITTTLSPSMQSHFLGYLPPAPDDQACPTTITVTSEPYPSRGGFVTPMPSLVTPYEPVTSQNIVVTPCRCDVCSYVVRMDPCQCAEEFGCDAEPLLFKETQNE; from the coding sequence ATGGTCGGCCGGGTGCGTTCATATGGATTGTGCGCGAGTCTCCTGGGACTGGCGACTCTGTCGGCCTCGGTCTCCCCCCAGCTACAGTACCTCCCTCCCTTGAACCCCGCCACTTCCGGCACCCCTCTGTGTGCTATGTCCACCACCGTCATCACTAGATACGTGACAACGGTAAAAACGCAGTGGATAACGACCACTCTGTCGCCATCAATGCAGTCACACTTCCTCGGCTACCTGCCACCAGCTCCAGACGACCAGGCCTGCCCGACCACGATCACGGTCACGTCAGAACCTTACCCTAGTCGCGGAGGGTTTGTCACCCCGATGCCCTCTCTCGTGACGCCCTACGAACCCGTAACGTCACAGAACATAGTAGTAACTCCGTGTCGATGTGATGTATGTTCTTACGTGGTGCGGATGGATCCCTGCCAGTGCGCGGAGGAATTCGGATGCGACGCTGAGCCTCTCTTGTTCAAGGAAACGCAAAATGAGTGA